In Oncorhynchus gorbuscha isolate QuinsamMale2020 ecotype Even-year linkage group LG08, OgorEven_v1.0, whole genome shotgun sequence, one genomic interval encodes:
- the usp54a gene encoding inactive ubiquitin carboxyl-terminal hydrolase 54a isoform X1 gives MSWKRNYFASGSGGLQGIFTPRTMTSIAPSKGLSNEPGQNSCFLNSALQVLWHLDIFRRSFRQLTTHKCMEDSCIFCALKSIFAQFQFSSEKVLPSDALRSALAKTFQDEQRFQLGIMDDAAECFENILMRIHFHISDETKEDICTAKHCIPHQKFAMTLFEQCVCSSCGASSDPLPFIQMVHYISTTSLCNQAVRMLECRDKPTPDMFGELLRNASTVGDLRNCPSNCGEKLRIRRVLMNSPEIITIGLVWDSDHSDLAEDVIHSLGTCLRLGDLFYRVTDDKAKQAELYLVGMVCYYGKHYSTFFFQTKIRKWMYFDDAHVKVIGPKWKDVVSRCIKGHYQPLLLLYADPRGTPVSVQDLPSRLDLHHFNKAYYDSEDSGREPSISSDTRTDSSTDSYSYKYSHSHHESMASHFSSDSQGTVICNPDNDAASHSSLETTGQVADSGPVQCHSLRKGGTVDRKGGASDRRRSSSRPRRLEERSRGSKTDEATSAGYHSEGETLKEQQAPRTATKSSSSSRLRDFKETMSNIIHSRPLSASSSGSGALGGLGVEPGAATKSRDWEADSTSSESKSSSSGGRYRPAWRPRREVLNIDSIFSREKRRQAGYSPLGATLPEDSGAPAEGSTGSVTGKGQGPFGNMASSWTLPTPRLIQRMESGYESSERNSNSPVSLDMPISEGPNAANAHRDTGLKKPSSPGSGPSWRTVPKSKSSSALLQDVKASCRGNSHVSLAEEGRSELDELQEEVARRAREQELQRRKEKEKEAALGFNPRPSKFMDLDELQNQGKGDSFERCVSDAEVLLDQSLRLEQAGDVSAALSVVNEAMSKLRLPMHEGGANTHSRTVAEARLQKCMRRARGLQQRMQQQQQEDRPQQQDQEQTEEQDQPCPCPQEPPSEQSVPIKILLMDAQEDQPQAVPEATRSMPSPLHVKPLPSSTNSLPEPSSHPPVSMPPSPHTGSTTGGYVAEARGRWEGLDMSGVLPHVRPLHKHAAMSLPALCVDGWDESHTEGGHDQPPALPNYKPAASPHWNSNPAAQTLPTPHPHPRTPSPVSHANMENAYPRRPSLGPSQPPPAHQNPTSSNTSRLGPPPPPTRNWSGLSLGRPDAVDSPFYTPPTDSHYPPPAPSRPGRTPSPASGDYRSGAAMPVDQWAENVTRFYNSQPDPVVGSPCKELSELDSLYQASLQAPSLPRAPRGVSPQPTTNKQPARKLLSGLAAPGRSKTPTAELERHAYRTPGYTSSPTQHSEPGSCERSLADDENYSAENLRRIARSLSGTVIGGRPDHRAPSRSFEPPVTRMPKHADPRVTARHSSTSSLHLPPSSTHLSPPEPQHQYVHDNHHYSPPALSQHPPQQAARPPSSGPYLGCSGDHQKGDQFLAVFDGGEAFSRENYHSVALSYGTLPRAPRRAPPSGSSSLPQPREGPSPGPGPGYYSHPDTGYATLSHPRRSAPPRGAINGYRQPPQPSRINAILPTRLPPQHHPAYHQLSNETSTQPLRLDVPPDVDWRTPDYRMVPPSMPMRDAHPLHQHTQKPDQPQMRASSHCPGSAPLCSLCQQLPTEPSRHYCQSCGAYMARFRPAS, from the exons AGTATCTTTGCCCAATTCCAGTTTAGCAGTGAGAAGGTGTTGCCGTCTGACGCGCTCCGCAGCGCCCTGGCCAAGACCTTCCAGGACGAACAGCGCTTCCAGCTGGGCATCATGGACGACGCTGCAGAGTGCTTT GAGAATATTCTAATGCGGATCCATTTCCACATCTCAGACGAGACCAAAGAAGACATCTGCACAGCCAAGCACTGCATCCCACACCAGAAGTTTGCCATGACACTCTTCGAACAG tgtgtgtgtagcagcTGTGGGGCCTCCTCTGACCCACTGCCCTTTATTCAGATGGTGCACTACatctccaccacctccctctg TAACCAGGCGGTGAGGATGTTGGAGTGCAGAGACAAGCCCACACCAGACATGTTTGGAGAGTTGCTCCGCAACGCTAGCACTGTGGGAGACCTACGCAACTGTCCG AGTAACTGTGGGGAGAAGCTGCGTATCCGTCGGGTGCTGATGAACTCTCCAGAGATCATCACCATAGGTCTGGTGTGGGACTCTGACCACTCAGACCTGGCAGAGGACGTCATCCACAGCCTGGGCACCTGCCTGCGCCTGGGGGAt CTCTTCTACAGAGTGACTGATGACAAAGCCAAGCAGGCAGAGCTCTACCTGGTGGGCATGGTGTGTTACTACGGCAAGCACTACTCCACCTTCTTCTTCCAGACCAAGATACGCAAGTGGATGTACTTTGACGACGCACATGTCAAAGtg ATCGGGCCTAAGTGGAAGGACGTGGTGTCGCGTTGCATCAAGGGCCACTATCAACCCCTGCTACTGCTCTACGCTGACCCCCGGGGGACGCCCGTGTCAGTGCAGGACCTGCCCTCCCGCCTGGACCTGCACCACTTCAACAAGGCTTACTACGACAGCGAGGACTCGG GCCGGGAGCCGTCCATCTCAAGTGACACTCGCACCGACTCGTCGACAGACAGCTACTCCTACAAGTACTCCCACTCCCACCATGAGTCCATGGCCAGCCACTTCTCCTCCGACTCCCAGGGAACCGTCATCTGTAACCCGGACAATGATGCAGCCTCACACAGCAGCCTGGAGACCacag GCCAAGTGGCGGACAGTGGACCAGTGCAGTGCCACTCTCTGAGGAAAGGTGGGACAGTGGACAGAAAGGGCGGGGCCAGTGACAGGAGGCGGAGCTCTAGTCGTCCTCGCCGACTTGAGGAGAGGAGCCGGGGCTCTAAGACTGACGAGGCCACGTCGGCAGGTTACCACAGCGAGG GTGAGACTCTGAAAGAGCAGCAGGCGCCACGCACCGCAACCAAGTCCTCCTCTTCCAGCCGACTGAGGGACTTCAAGGAGACCATGAGCAACATTATCCACAGCCGGCCCCTCTCCGCCTCCTCCTCGGGCTCCGGGGCCCTTGGGGGTCTAGGGGTTGAGCCGGGGGCCGCCACCAAGTCCAGAGACTGGGAGGCCGACAGCACCAGCAGTGAGTCCAAGTCCAGCTCCTCCGGGGGACGCTACAGACCGGCCTGGAGGCCCCGGAGAGAGGTCCTCAATATAGACAGCATCTTCAGCAGGGAGAAACGGAGACAGGCCGGGTATAGTCCCCTAGGGGCCACCTTGCCTGAAGACAGTGGGGCCCCGGCCGAGGGCTCCACAGGGTCAGTCACTGGAAAAGGACAGGGGCCCTTTGGTAATATGGCCTCCTCTTGGACCCTGCCAACCCCCAGGCTCATCCAGAGGATGGAGAGCGGCTATGAGAGTAGCGAGAGGAACAGTAACAGTCCTGTCAGCCTGGACATGCCTATCAGCGAGGGACCCAATGCTGCTAATGCACACAG GGACACCGGTCTGAAGAAGCCCTCCAGTCCCGGCTCAGGTCCATCATGGCGCACCGTGCCCAAGTCTAAGAGCAGCAGCGCTCTACTGCAGGATGTCAAGGCTTCATGCAGGGGCAACAGCCACGTAAGCCTGG CGGAAGAGGGCCGCAGCGAGCTGGACGAGCTGCAGGAGGAGGTGGCCAGGCGAGCGAGGGAGCAGGAGTtacagaggaggaaggagaaggagaaggaggccGCCTTGGGGTTCAACCCCAGACCCAGCAAGTTTATGGACCTAGACGAGCTTCAGAACCAGG GCAAAGGGGACAGCTTTGAGCGGTGTGTGTCGGACGCCGAGGTGCTGCTAGACCAGTCTCTGCGTCTGGAGCAGGCTGGCGATGTGTCTGCCGCTCTGTCAGTGGTTAACGAAGCTATGT CTAAACTCAGGCTTCCCATGCATGAGGGCGGTGCTAACACCCATAGCAGGACAGTGGCTGAGGCCCGGCTGCAAAAGTGCATGAGGAGAGCGCGGGGCCTGCAGCAGCGCatgcaacagcagcagcaggaagaCAGACCTCAGCAACAGGATCAGGAGCAGACAGAGGAGCAGGAtcagccctgtccctgtccccaggAGCCCCCCAG TGAACAGTCTGTCCCAATCAAAATACTGTTGATGGATGCCCAGGAGGACCAACCGCAAGCAGTCCCGGAAGCAACCAGAAGCATGCCTTCTCCTCTCCACGTTAagcccctcccctccagtacaaaCTCACTCCCTGAGCCCTCGAGCCACCCCCCTGTCTCTATGCCCCCAAGCCCTCACACAGGGTCAACCACAGGGGGGTACGTGGCGGAGGCGAGGGGGCGCTGGGAAGGACTGGATATGTCAGGCGTGCTCCCTCATGTGAGACCTCTCCACAAGCACGCTGCCATGTCCCTGCCTGCCCTGTGTGTGGACGGCTGGGACGAGAGCCATACTGAGGGAGGCCATGACCAGCCCCCAGCTCTGCCCAACTACAAGCCAGCTGCATCCCCACACTGGAACAGTAACCCCGCAGCCCAGACTCTGcccaccccacacccccaccccaggACACCCTCTCCAGTCAGCCACGCCAACATGGAGAATGCCTACCCCAGACGGCCTTCGCTGGGTccctctcagccccctcctgccCATCAGAACCCTACCTCCTCCAACACCTCCAGGCTCGGTCCTCCTCCCCCGCCCACCCGGAACTGGTCCGGCTTGAGCCTGGGCCGGCCGGATGCTGTCGACTCCCCTTTCTACACCCCTCCCACAGACTCCCACTACCCTCCACCCGCCCCCAGCCGACCAGGGCGGACCCCTTCCCCAGCGTCTGGGGACTACAGGTCAGGTGCCGCCATGCCAGTGGATCAGTGGGCAGAGAACGTGACCCGCTTCTACAACTCCCAGCCTGACCCTGTGGTGGGGTCGccctgcaaggagctgtcagagTTAGACTCTCTGTACCAGGCGAGCCTACAGGCCCCCAGCCTGCCCCGGGCCCCACGTGGAGTCAGCCCCCAGCCCACTACGAACAAGCAAC CGGCTAGGAAGCTATTGTCTGGGCTGGCTGCACCTGGCCGCTCCAAGACTCCCACAGCCGAGTTAGAGAGACATGCCTACAGAACGCCAGGCTACACCAGCAGCCCTACACAACACTCCGAG CCTGGGTCATGTGAGCGATCACTCGCAGATGACGAGAACTACAGTGCTGAGAACCTCCGTCGCATCGCCCGCAGTCtgagtggcaccgtcataggggGACGACCTGACCACCGCGCCCCCTCCCGCAGCTTT gaGCCCCCAGTTACCAGGATGCCAAAGCATGCGGACCCCCGAGTCACCGCACGTCACTCTAGCACGTCCTCCctgcacctccctccctcctccacccacctctctccacccgAACCCCAACACCAATACGTCCACGACAACCACCACTACAGCCCCCCAGCACTGTCCCAGCACCCCCCTCAGCAGGCAGCGCGGCCCCCCTCCTCGGGGCCCTATCTGGGATGCTCAG GAGATCACCAGAAGGGAGACCAGTTTCTGGCTGTGTTTGACGGGGGTGAAGCTTTCTCCCGTGAAAACTACCACAGTGTTGCACTGAGCTACGGCACACTACCGCGGGCACCTCGCAGGGCACCTCCATCcgggtcctcctctctcccccagccaAGGGAAGGACCcagccctggccctggccctgggtACTACAGCCACCCAGACACAGGTTACGCCACCCTCTCCCACCCCCGCCGTTCTGCCCCCCCTAGAGGCGCCATAAACGGCTACAGGCAGCCCCCTCAACCCAGCAGGATCAACGCAATCCTACCCACCCGCCTACCTCCCCAACACCACCCAGCCTACCACCAGCTGTCCAACGAGACCTCCACCCAACCCCTCCGCCTGGACGTACCTCCGGATGTTGACTGGAGGACTCCAGACTACAGGATGGTACCACCGTCCATGCCCATGCGGGACGCCCACCCCCTCCATCAGCACACCCAGAAGCCTGACCAACCTCAAATGAGGGCCTCATCCCATTGCCCCGGTAGTGCCCCACTTTGTTCCCTGTGCCAACAGCTGCCCACCGAGCCCTCCCGCCACTACTGCCAGTCTTGTGGGGCCTATATGGCCCGCTTCCGGCCTGCCAGCTGA
- the usp54a gene encoding inactive ubiquitin carboxyl-terminal hydrolase 54a isoform X2 encodes MSWKRNYFASGSGGLQGIFTPRTMTSIAPSKGLSNEPGQNSCFLNSALQVLWHLDIFRRSFRQLTTHKCMEDSCIFCALKSIFAQFQFSSEKVLPSDALRSALAKTFQDEQRFQLGIMDDAAECFENILMRIHFHISDETKEDICTAKHCIPHQKFAMTLFEQCVCSSCGASSDPLPFIQMVHYISTTSLCNQAVRMLECRDKPTPDMFGELLRNASTVGDLRNCPSNCGEKLRIRRVLMNSPEIITIGLVWDSDHSDLAEDVIHSLGTCLRLGDLFYRVTDDKAKQAELYLVGMIGPKWKDVVSRCIKGHYQPLLLLYADPRGTPVSVQDLPSRLDLHHFNKAYYDSEDSGREPSISSDTRTDSSTDSYSYKYSHSHHESMASHFSSDSQGTVICNPDNDAASHSSLETTGQVADSGPVQCHSLRKGGTVDRKGGASDRRRSSSRPRRLEERSRGSKTDEATSAGYHSEGETLKEQQAPRTATKSSSSSRLRDFKETMSNIIHSRPLSASSSGSGALGGLGVEPGAATKSRDWEADSTSSESKSSSSGGRYRPAWRPRREVLNIDSIFSREKRRQAGYSPLGATLPEDSGAPAEGSTGSVTGKGQGPFGNMASSWTLPTPRLIQRMESGYESSERNSNSPVSLDMPISEGPNAANAHRDTGLKKPSSPGSGPSWRTVPKSKSSSALLQDVKASCRGNSHVSLAEEGRSELDELQEEVARRAREQELQRRKEKEKEAALGFNPRPSKFMDLDELQNQGKGDSFERCVSDAEVLLDQSLRLEQAGDVSAALSVVNEAMSKLRLPMHEGGANTHSRTVAEARLQKCMRRARGLQQRMQQQQQEDRPQQQDQEQTEEQDQPCPCPQEPPSEQSVPIKILLMDAQEDQPQAVPEATRSMPSPLHVKPLPSSTNSLPEPSSHPPVSMPPSPHTGSTTGGYVAEARGRWEGLDMSGVLPHVRPLHKHAAMSLPALCVDGWDESHTEGGHDQPPALPNYKPAASPHWNSNPAAQTLPTPHPHPRTPSPVSHANMENAYPRRPSLGPSQPPPAHQNPTSSNTSRLGPPPPPTRNWSGLSLGRPDAVDSPFYTPPTDSHYPPPAPSRPGRTPSPASGDYRSGAAMPVDQWAENVTRFYNSQPDPVVGSPCKELSELDSLYQASLQAPSLPRAPRGVSPQPTTNKQPARKLLSGLAAPGRSKTPTAELERHAYRTPGYTSSPTQHSEPGSCERSLADDENYSAENLRRIARSLSGTVIGGRPDHRAPSRSFEPPVTRMPKHADPRVTARHSSTSSLHLPPSSTHLSPPEPQHQYVHDNHHYSPPALSQHPPQQAARPPSSGPYLGCSGDHQKGDQFLAVFDGGEAFSRENYHSVALSYGTLPRAPRRAPPSGSSSLPQPREGPSPGPGPGYYSHPDTGYATLSHPRRSAPPRGAINGYRQPPQPSRINAILPTRLPPQHHPAYHQLSNETSTQPLRLDVPPDVDWRTPDYRMVPPSMPMRDAHPLHQHTQKPDQPQMRASSHCPGSAPLCSLCQQLPTEPSRHYCQSCGAYMARFRPAS; translated from the exons AGTATCTTTGCCCAATTCCAGTTTAGCAGTGAGAAGGTGTTGCCGTCTGACGCGCTCCGCAGCGCCCTGGCCAAGACCTTCCAGGACGAACAGCGCTTCCAGCTGGGCATCATGGACGACGCTGCAGAGTGCTTT GAGAATATTCTAATGCGGATCCATTTCCACATCTCAGACGAGACCAAAGAAGACATCTGCACAGCCAAGCACTGCATCCCACACCAGAAGTTTGCCATGACACTCTTCGAACAG tgtgtgtgtagcagcTGTGGGGCCTCCTCTGACCCACTGCCCTTTATTCAGATGGTGCACTACatctccaccacctccctctg TAACCAGGCGGTGAGGATGTTGGAGTGCAGAGACAAGCCCACACCAGACATGTTTGGAGAGTTGCTCCGCAACGCTAGCACTGTGGGAGACCTACGCAACTGTCCG AGTAACTGTGGGGAGAAGCTGCGTATCCGTCGGGTGCTGATGAACTCTCCAGAGATCATCACCATAGGTCTGGTGTGGGACTCTGACCACTCAGACCTGGCAGAGGACGTCATCCACAGCCTGGGCACCTGCCTGCGCCTGGGGGAt CTCTTCTACAGAGTGACTGATGACAAAGCCAAGCAGGCAGAGCTCTACCTGGTGGGCATG ATCGGGCCTAAGTGGAAGGACGTGGTGTCGCGTTGCATCAAGGGCCACTATCAACCCCTGCTACTGCTCTACGCTGACCCCCGGGGGACGCCCGTGTCAGTGCAGGACCTGCCCTCCCGCCTGGACCTGCACCACTTCAACAAGGCTTACTACGACAGCGAGGACTCGG GCCGGGAGCCGTCCATCTCAAGTGACACTCGCACCGACTCGTCGACAGACAGCTACTCCTACAAGTACTCCCACTCCCACCATGAGTCCATGGCCAGCCACTTCTCCTCCGACTCCCAGGGAACCGTCATCTGTAACCCGGACAATGATGCAGCCTCACACAGCAGCCTGGAGACCacag GCCAAGTGGCGGACAGTGGACCAGTGCAGTGCCACTCTCTGAGGAAAGGTGGGACAGTGGACAGAAAGGGCGGGGCCAGTGACAGGAGGCGGAGCTCTAGTCGTCCTCGCCGACTTGAGGAGAGGAGCCGGGGCTCTAAGACTGACGAGGCCACGTCGGCAGGTTACCACAGCGAGG GTGAGACTCTGAAAGAGCAGCAGGCGCCACGCACCGCAACCAAGTCCTCCTCTTCCAGCCGACTGAGGGACTTCAAGGAGACCATGAGCAACATTATCCACAGCCGGCCCCTCTCCGCCTCCTCCTCGGGCTCCGGGGCCCTTGGGGGTCTAGGGGTTGAGCCGGGGGCCGCCACCAAGTCCAGAGACTGGGAGGCCGACAGCACCAGCAGTGAGTCCAAGTCCAGCTCCTCCGGGGGACGCTACAGACCGGCCTGGAGGCCCCGGAGAGAGGTCCTCAATATAGACAGCATCTTCAGCAGGGAGAAACGGAGACAGGCCGGGTATAGTCCCCTAGGGGCCACCTTGCCTGAAGACAGTGGGGCCCCGGCCGAGGGCTCCACAGGGTCAGTCACTGGAAAAGGACAGGGGCCCTTTGGTAATATGGCCTCCTCTTGGACCCTGCCAACCCCCAGGCTCATCCAGAGGATGGAGAGCGGCTATGAGAGTAGCGAGAGGAACAGTAACAGTCCTGTCAGCCTGGACATGCCTATCAGCGAGGGACCCAATGCTGCTAATGCACACAG GGACACCGGTCTGAAGAAGCCCTCCAGTCCCGGCTCAGGTCCATCATGGCGCACCGTGCCCAAGTCTAAGAGCAGCAGCGCTCTACTGCAGGATGTCAAGGCTTCATGCAGGGGCAACAGCCACGTAAGCCTGG CGGAAGAGGGCCGCAGCGAGCTGGACGAGCTGCAGGAGGAGGTGGCCAGGCGAGCGAGGGAGCAGGAGTtacagaggaggaaggagaaggagaaggaggccGCCTTGGGGTTCAACCCCAGACCCAGCAAGTTTATGGACCTAGACGAGCTTCAGAACCAGG GCAAAGGGGACAGCTTTGAGCGGTGTGTGTCGGACGCCGAGGTGCTGCTAGACCAGTCTCTGCGTCTGGAGCAGGCTGGCGATGTGTCTGCCGCTCTGTCAGTGGTTAACGAAGCTATGT CTAAACTCAGGCTTCCCATGCATGAGGGCGGTGCTAACACCCATAGCAGGACAGTGGCTGAGGCCCGGCTGCAAAAGTGCATGAGGAGAGCGCGGGGCCTGCAGCAGCGCatgcaacagcagcagcaggaagaCAGACCTCAGCAACAGGATCAGGAGCAGACAGAGGAGCAGGAtcagccctgtccctgtccccaggAGCCCCCCAG TGAACAGTCTGTCCCAATCAAAATACTGTTGATGGATGCCCAGGAGGACCAACCGCAAGCAGTCCCGGAAGCAACCAGAAGCATGCCTTCTCCTCTCCACGTTAagcccctcccctccagtacaaaCTCACTCCCTGAGCCCTCGAGCCACCCCCCTGTCTCTATGCCCCCAAGCCCTCACACAGGGTCAACCACAGGGGGGTACGTGGCGGAGGCGAGGGGGCGCTGGGAAGGACTGGATATGTCAGGCGTGCTCCCTCATGTGAGACCTCTCCACAAGCACGCTGCCATGTCCCTGCCTGCCCTGTGTGTGGACGGCTGGGACGAGAGCCATACTGAGGGAGGCCATGACCAGCCCCCAGCTCTGCCCAACTACAAGCCAGCTGCATCCCCACACTGGAACAGTAACCCCGCAGCCCAGACTCTGcccaccccacacccccaccccaggACACCCTCTCCAGTCAGCCACGCCAACATGGAGAATGCCTACCCCAGACGGCCTTCGCTGGGTccctctcagccccctcctgccCATCAGAACCCTACCTCCTCCAACACCTCCAGGCTCGGTCCTCCTCCCCCGCCCACCCGGAACTGGTCCGGCTTGAGCCTGGGCCGGCCGGATGCTGTCGACTCCCCTTTCTACACCCCTCCCACAGACTCCCACTACCCTCCACCCGCCCCCAGCCGACCAGGGCGGACCCCTTCCCCAGCGTCTGGGGACTACAGGTCAGGTGCCGCCATGCCAGTGGATCAGTGGGCAGAGAACGTGACCCGCTTCTACAACTCCCAGCCTGACCCTGTGGTGGGGTCGccctgcaaggagctgtcagagTTAGACTCTCTGTACCAGGCGAGCCTACAGGCCCCCAGCCTGCCCCGGGCCCCACGTGGAGTCAGCCCCCAGCCCACTACGAACAAGCAAC CGGCTAGGAAGCTATTGTCTGGGCTGGCTGCACCTGGCCGCTCCAAGACTCCCACAGCCGAGTTAGAGAGACATGCCTACAGAACGCCAGGCTACACCAGCAGCCCTACACAACACTCCGAG CCTGGGTCATGTGAGCGATCACTCGCAGATGACGAGAACTACAGTGCTGAGAACCTCCGTCGCATCGCCCGCAGTCtgagtggcaccgtcataggggGACGACCTGACCACCGCGCCCCCTCCCGCAGCTTT gaGCCCCCAGTTACCAGGATGCCAAAGCATGCGGACCCCCGAGTCACCGCACGTCACTCTAGCACGTCCTCCctgcacctccctccctcctccacccacctctctccacccgAACCCCAACACCAATACGTCCACGACAACCACCACTACAGCCCCCCAGCACTGTCCCAGCACCCCCCTCAGCAGGCAGCGCGGCCCCCCTCCTCGGGGCCCTATCTGGGATGCTCAG GAGATCACCAGAAGGGAGACCAGTTTCTGGCTGTGTTTGACGGGGGTGAAGCTTTCTCCCGTGAAAACTACCACAGTGTTGCACTGAGCTACGGCACACTACCGCGGGCACCTCGCAGGGCACCTCCATCcgggtcctcctctctcccccagccaAGGGAAGGACCcagccctggccctggccctgggtACTACAGCCACCCAGACACAGGTTACGCCACCCTCTCCCACCCCCGCCGTTCTGCCCCCCCTAGAGGCGCCATAAACGGCTACAGGCAGCCCCCTCAACCCAGCAGGATCAACGCAATCCTACCCACCCGCCTACCTCCCCAACACCACCCAGCCTACCACCAGCTGTCCAACGAGACCTCCACCCAACCCCTCCGCCTGGACGTACCTCCGGATGTTGACTGGAGGACTCCAGACTACAGGATGGTACCACCGTCCATGCCCATGCGGGACGCCCACCCCCTCCATCAGCACACCCAGAAGCCTGACCAACCTCAAATGAGGGCCTCATCCCATTGCCCCGGTAGTGCCCCACTTTGTTCCCTGTGCCAACAGCTGCCCACCGAGCCCTCCCGCCACTACTGCCAGTCTTGTGGGGCCTATATGGCCCGCTTCCGGCCTGCCAGCTGA